The following are encoded in a window of Ricinus communis isolate WT05 ecotype wild-type chromosome 4, ASM1957865v1, whole genome shotgun sequence genomic DNA:
- the LOC8258144 gene encoding serine/threonine-protein phosphatase PP2A catalytic subunit encodes MPSHVDLDRQIEHLMQCKPLSEGEVKALCEQARAILVEEWNVQPVKCPVTVCGDIHGQFHDLVELFRIGGNAPDTNYLFMGDYVDRGYYSVETVTLLVALKVRYRDRITILRGNHESRQITQVYGFYDECLRKYGNANVWKHFTDLFDFLPLTALIESQIFCLHGGLSPSLDTLDNIRALDRIQEVPHEGPMCDLLWSDPDDRCGWGISPRGAGYTFGQDISQQFNHTNGLTLISRAHQLVMEGYNWAQDKNVVTVFSAPNYCYRCGNMAAILEIGENMEQNFLQFDPAPRQIEPDITRRTPDYFL; translated from the exons ATGCCGTCTCACGTTGATCTGGATAGGCAGATCGAGCATTTGATGCAGTGTAAGCCATTATCAGAAGGAGAAGTGAAAGCGCTATGCGAGCAAGCAAGAGCGATCTTGGTTGAGGAATGGAATGTGCAGCCTGTTAAATGTCCGGTCACTGTTTGTGGGGATATTCACGGACAGTTTCATGATCTTGTTGAGCTGTTTCGTATTGGTGGAAATGCACCTGATACCAATTACCTTTTTATGGGTGATTATGTCG ATCGAGGATATTACTCGGTGGAAACTGTGACTCTTTTAGTGGCCTTGAAAGTTCGATATAGAGATAGGATTACAATCCTAAGAGGGAATCACGAGAGTCGCCAGATTACTCAAGT GTATGGCTTTTATGATGAATGCCTAAGGAAATATGGAAATGCCAATGTCTGGAAACATTTCACTGACCTCTTTGATTTTCTACCACTTACAGCTCTTATTGAGAGTCAG ATCTTCTGCTTGCACGGTGGGCTCTCTCCATCTTTAGACACATTAGATAATATCCGTGCCTTGGACCGTATTCAAGAG GTTCCCCACGAAGGTCCAATGTGTGATCTCCTATGGTCTGATCCAGATGACCGTTGTGGTTGGGGTATTTCTCCTCGCGGAGCTGGATACACTTTTGGGCAAGACATCTCTCAGCAGTTCAACCACACTAATGGACTCACACTCATTTCTAGAGCTCACCAGCTTGTTATGGAAGGATACAATTGGGCCCAG GACAAGAATGTGGTAACGGTTTTCAGTGCACCAAATTACTGCTATCGGTGTGGGAATATGGCTGCAATACTTGAGATTGGGGAAAATATGGAGCAGAATTTCCTTCAATTTGATCCAGCGCCTCGTCAGATTGAACCTGACATCACGCGAAGAACTCCTGactattttttgtaa
- the LOC8258143 gene encoding probable myosin-binding protein 5 isoform X1, with translation MAKRSFKHFVEQELGKFPHFLIYAVLEWVLIFVLFIDGFIAFFANEFARFFELKIPCLLCTRIDHVLVRRAADFYYNDSICESHKKDVSCLAYCHNHKKLSDINKMCESCLLSFATERSSDCHTYKSLVGILHKDIELFVDNDQDHRLTLSAGRKDEPVQVEKSSIHRCACCGEPLKAKSQLKGRGTGLASQGPTPSPRAPFANLRYEEHRNMDLSHIPYTELKYSENESELHEVDDGPNASHLGKQSREDVKAASLPLLTEAEDMHEDRTPNFGRANKFFGIPLTDSANASPRWAARISRKSPLEKTEFSSESTEGNPPNESESELILHHLKGQVRLDRKSLMALYMELDEERSASAVAANNAMAMITRLQAEKAAVQMEALQYQRMMEEQAEYDQEALQATNDLLAKREEDIRALEAEIEQYREKYGIIREEGFEGSGDEVDEDYQDLNSQSFSSYTERSEYIGPTHSSIDGRINGDFVPSNNMSSCDENGGGTPVKLQTRGRAGYLGRLKNLNKKAHFSSDDGVPSSQASSDNVTRMDEEIVQDSKLMKELFHLHERVKALEADDEFSKHASPAAQNDCNREKLLTEICDNLQKLRHFISLPFGDDNDA, from the exons atGGCTAAGAGATCATTTAAACACTTTGTGGAGCAAGAACTCGGGAAATTCCCGCATTTTCTGATTTATGCTGTGCTTGAATGGGTGTTGATATTTGTGCTTTTCATCGATGGGTTCATTGCATTTTTTGCCAATGAATTTGCTAGGTTCTTTGAATTGAAAATCCCTTGTTTGCTTTGCACAAGGATTGATCATGTTCTTGTTCGTAGAGCCGCTGATTTTTATTACAATGATTCTATTTGTGAATCTCACAAGAAGGATGTTTCATGTTTGGCTTATTGTCACAATCACAAAAAGCTTTctgatataaataaaatgtgtGAGagttgtcttctttcttttgctaCTGAGAGATCATCAGATTGTCATACGTATAAGTCTCTTGTTGGGATTCTGCACAAGGACATTGAGTTGTTTGTTGATAATGATCAAGATCACCGTTTGACTTTGTCTGCTGGAAGGAAGGATGAGCCAGTGCAGGTTGAGAAGAGTAGCATCCATCGGTGTGCATGTTGTGGCGAGCCATTGAAGGCGAAATCCCAACTAAAGGGAAGGGGAACAGGCTTGGCTTCACAAGGTCCCACTCCTTCACCAAGAGCACCATTTGCAAATTTGAGATATGAGGAGCATCGCAATATGGACTTATCGCACATCCCATACACAGAACTCAAGTACTCAGAGAATGAATCAGAGCTACATGAAGTTGACGATGGCCCAAATGCATCACATCTTGGTAAGCAAT CTAGGGAAGATGTCAAAGCTGCTTCTCTGCCATTGCTGACTGAAGCTGAGGATATGCATGAGGATAGAACTCCTAATTTCGGAAGAGCAAACAAGTTTTTTGGAATTCCATTAACAGATTCAGCTAATGCCAGTCCTAGATGGGCTGCAAGGATTTCAAGGAAATCACCACTTGAGAAAACAGAATTTTCTTCAGAGTCTACTGAAGGAAACCCGCCAAATGAATCAGAGAGTGAGTTGATATTGCACCATCTTAAGGGACAGGTTAGACTTGATCGGAAGTCGCTGATGGCTTTGTACATGGAATTGGACGAAGAAAGAAGTGCTTCTGCTGTTGCAGCTAATAATGCAATGGCAATGATAACCCGCTTGCAGGCAGAGAAGGCAGCAGTTCAAATGGAGGCCTTGCAGTATCAAAGAATGATGGAGGAACAGGCAGAGTATGATCAAGAAGCTCTGCAGGCAACTAATGATTTACTTGCCAAGAGAGAGGAAGATATTAGAGCTTTAGAGGCTGAAATTGAGCAGtatagagaaaaatatggtATCATAAGGGAAGAAGGTTTTGAAGGATCTGGAGATGAGGTTGATGAGGATTATCAAGACTTGAATTCACAATCTTTCTCATCCTATACTGAAAGATCCGAGTATATCGGTCCAACCCATAGTTCAATTGATGGGCGTATTAATGGAGACTTTGTGCCTAGCAACAATATGTCATCATGTGATGAGAATGGAGGAGGAACCCCAGTCAAATTACAAACTAGGGGAAGAGCCGGTTATCTTGGTCGGTTGAAAAACCTAAACAAGAAAGCTCACTTCTCATCAGATGATGGAGTTCCTTCCTCACAAGCCAGCTCTGACAATGTAACCCGCATGGATGAAGAGATAG TACAAGACAGCAAACTGATGAAAGAATTATTTCATCTTCATGAGCGAGTGAAGGCTCTTGAAGCAGATGATGAATTCTCAAAGCATGCTAGTCCTGCAGCCCAAAATGATTGTAACAGAGAAAAACTTTTGACTGAGATATGTGATAATCTTCAGAAGCTTCGTCACTTCATCTCGTTGCCCTTTGGTGATGATAATGATGCATGA
- the LOC8258143 gene encoding probable myosin-binding protein 5 isoform X2, which produces MAKRSFKHFVEQELGKFPHFLIYAVLEWVLIFVLFIDGFIAFFANEFARFFELKIPCLLCTRIDHVLVRRAADFYYNDSICESHKKDVSCLAYCHNHKKLSDINKMCESCLLSFATERSSDCHTYKSLVGILHKDIELFVDNDQDHRLTLSAGRKDEPVQVEKSSIHRCACCGEPLKAKSQLKGRGTGLASQGPTPSPRAPFANLRYEEHRNMDLSHIPYTELKYSENESELHEVDDGPNASHLAREDVKAASLPLLTEAEDMHEDRTPNFGRANKFFGIPLTDSANASPRWAARISRKSPLEKTEFSSESTEGNPPNESESELILHHLKGQVRLDRKSLMALYMELDEERSASAVAANNAMAMITRLQAEKAAVQMEALQYQRMMEEQAEYDQEALQATNDLLAKREEDIRALEAEIEQYREKYGIIREEGFEGSGDEVDEDYQDLNSQSFSSYTERSEYIGPTHSSIDGRINGDFVPSNNMSSCDENGGGTPVKLQTRGRAGYLGRLKNLNKKAHFSSDDGVPSSQASSDNVTRMDEEIVQDSKLMKELFHLHERVKALEADDEFSKHASPAAQNDCNREKLLTEICDNLQKLRHFISLPFGDDNDA; this is translated from the exons atGGCTAAGAGATCATTTAAACACTTTGTGGAGCAAGAACTCGGGAAATTCCCGCATTTTCTGATTTATGCTGTGCTTGAATGGGTGTTGATATTTGTGCTTTTCATCGATGGGTTCATTGCATTTTTTGCCAATGAATTTGCTAGGTTCTTTGAATTGAAAATCCCTTGTTTGCTTTGCACAAGGATTGATCATGTTCTTGTTCGTAGAGCCGCTGATTTTTATTACAATGATTCTATTTGTGAATCTCACAAGAAGGATGTTTCATGTTTGGCTTATTGTCACAATCACAAAAAGCTTTctgatataaataaaatgtgtGAGagttgtcttctttcttttgctaCTGAGAGATCATCAGATTGTCATACGTATAAGTCTCTTGTTGGGATTCTGCACAAGGACATTGAGTTGTTTGTTGATAATGATCAAGATCACCGTTTGACTTTGTCTGCTGGAAGGAAGGATGAGCCAGTGCAGGTTGAGAAGAGTAGCATCCATCGGTGTGCATGTTGTGGCGAGCCATTGAAGGCGAAATCCCAACTAAAGGGAAGGGGAACAGGCTTGGCTTCACAAGGTCCCACTCCTTCACCAAGAGCACCATTTGCAAATTTGAGATATGAGGAGCATCGCAATATGGACTTATCGCACATCCCATACACAGAACTCAAGTACTCAGAGAATGAATCAGAGCTACATGAAGTTGACGATGGCCCAAATGCATCACATCTTG CTAGGGAAGATGTCAAAGCTGCTTCTCTGCCATTGCTGACTGAAGCTGAGGATATGCATGAGGATAGAACTCCTAATTTCGGAAGAGCAAACAAGTTTTTTGGAATTCCATTAACAGATTCAGCTAATGCCAGTCCTAGATGGGCTGCAAGGATTTCAAGGAAATCACCACTTGAGAAAACAGAATTTTCTTCAGAGTCTACTGAAGGAAACCCGCCAAATGAATCAGAGAGTGAGTTGATATTGCACCATCTTAAGGGACAGGTTAGACTTGATCGGAAGTCGCTGATGGCTTTGTACATGGAATTGGACGAAGAAAGAAGTGCTTCTGCTGTTGCAGCTAATAATGCAATGGCAATGATAACCCGCTTGCAGGCAGAGAAGGCAGCAGTTCAAATGGAGGCCTTGCAGTATCAAAGAATGATGGAGGAACAGGCAGAGTATGATCAAGAAGCTCTGCAGGCAACTAATGATTTACTTGCCAAGAGAGAGGAAGATATTAGAGCTTTAGAGGCTGAAATTGAGCAGtatagagaaaaatatggtATCATAAGGGAAGAAGGTTTTGAAGGATCTGGAGATGAGGTTGATGAGGATTATCAAGACTTGAATTCACAATCTTTCTCATCCTATACTGAAAGATCCGAGTATATCGGTCCAACCCATAGTTCAATTGATGGGCGTATTAATGGAGACTTTGTGCCTAGCAACAATATGTCATCATGTGATGAGAATGGAGGAGGAACCCCAGTCAAATTACAAACTAGGGGAAGAGCCGGTTATCTTGGTCGGTTGAAAAACCTAAACAAGAAAGCTCACTTCTCATCAGATGATGGAGTTCCTTCCTCACAAGCCAGCTCTGACAATGTAACCCGCATGGATGAAGAGATAG TACAAGACAGCAAACTGATGAAAGAATTATTTCATCTTCATGAGCGAGTGAAGGCTCTTGAAGCAGATGATGAATTCTCAAAGCATGCTAGTCCTGCAGCCCAAAATGATTGTAACAGAGAAAAACTTTTGACTGAGATATGTGATAATCTTCAGAAGCTTCGTCACTTCATCTCGTTGCCCTTTGGTGATGATAATGATGCATGA
- the LOC8258142 gene encoding polynucleotide 5'-hydroxyl-kinase NOL9 isoform X2 yields the protein MASNILETEEASSPSIHIPQEWSEAANTIAYDSPTSPLPVSLICGAKNCGKTTFSRYLLNTLLQRYRRVGYLDTDVGQPEFTTPGFVSLTVVDKLTPDLTIPCLKTPERCFFFGDVSSKRDPSTYLKYISTLCNYYRKEYCISNTSESTAKTELPLVVNTPGWVKGVGYDILVDMVKCIAPSHVVKINISSERKNLPAGAFWLDEDFCEEVNLIEINSARHDSFNRSQCFSSSLNITTIKELANALASHPPYQVPISSIKIRHLHCQVPHTEIFYSLNASIVGLAVSSEQSETLPWCSGLGIVRGIDTSKGLLYMITPVPPSSLEKVDLLLQGFIQIPTCLLQVQGSMSPYMSTNVLATS from the exons ATGGCCAGTAATATACTGGAGACAGAAGAGGCATCATCACCAAGCATTCACATACCACAAGAATGGTCAGAGGCTGCGAATACTATAGCATACGATTCCCCTACTTCACCTCTTCCTGTTTCCTTAATTTGCGGAGCTAAGAACTGTGGTAAAACCACCTTCTCTCGTTACCTTCTCAACACTCTTCTCCAGAG ATATCGAAGGGTTGGCTATTTGGATACAGATGTTGGGCAGCCTGAGTTTACTACTCCTGGTTTTGTATCCCTCACTGTGGTTGATAAACTAACCCCAG ATTTGACAATTCCATGCCTCAAGACACCTGAGAG aTGTTTCTTCTTTGGGGATGTTTCTTCGAAAAGAGATCCATCAACATACCTGAAATACATATCCACATTGTGCAACTACTATCGGAAGGAGTATTGCATCTCTAACACTAGTGAAAGCACTGCAAAGACTGAGTTGCCTCTTGTTGTGAATACACCTGGCTGGGTAAAAG GTGTTGGTTATGATATATTGGTGGATATGGTGAAATGTATTGCTCCTAGCCATGTGGTTAAGATAAACATATCTTctgaaagaaagaatttaCCAGCAGGAGCATTCTGGCTTGATGAGGACTTCTGTGAGGAAGTTAATCTAATTGAGATAAATTCGGCTCGTCACGACTCCTTCAACAGATC GCAGTGCTTCTCGAGTAGTTTGAATATCACAACAATCAAGGAATTAGCAAATGCTTTAGCGTCTCACCCTCCTTATCAAGTTCCAATATCAAGCATCAAGATTAGACATCTCCATTGCCAG GTCCCTCATACTGAAATCTTCTACAGTTTGAATGCAAGCATTGTTGGTTTGGCAGTTAGTTCTGAACAGTCAGAAACTTTACCTTGGTGTTCTGGTCTTG GAATCGTGAGAGGAATTGACACATCCAAAGGTCTTCTATACATGATCACACCTGTTCCACCAAGCAGTCTGGAAAAGGTTGATCTGCTTCTGCAGGGGTTTATCCAAATTCCTACCTGCTTGTTGCAG GTCCAAGGATCCATGTCACCTTATATGTCCACAAATGTTTTGGCCACAAGCTAG
- the LOC8258142 gene encoding polynucleotide 5'-hydroxyl-kinase NOL9 isoform X1 yields MASNILETEEASSPSIHIPQEWSEAANTIAYDSPTSPLPVSLICGAKNCGKTTFSRYLLNTLLQRYRRVGYLDTDVGQPEFTTPGFVSLTVVDKLTPDLTIPCLKTPERCFFFGDVSSKRDPSTYLKYISTLCNYYRKEYCISNTSESTAKTELPLVVNTPGWVKGVGYDILVDMVKCIAPSHVVKINISSERKNLPAGAFWLDEDFCEEVNLIEINSARHDSFNRSVLVQKDARLLRDLRIMAYFRQCFSSSLNITTIKELANALASHPPYQVPISSIKIRHLHCQVPHTEIFYSLNASIVGLAVSSEQSETLPWCSGLGIVRGIDTSKGLLYMITPVPPSSLEKVDLLLQGFIQIPTCLLQVQGSMSPYMSTNVLATS; encoded by the exons ATGGCCAGTAATATACTGGAGACAGAAGAGGCATCATCACCAAGCATTCACATACCACAAGAATGGTCAGAGGCTGCGAATACTATAGCATACGATTCCCCTACTTCACCTCTTCCTGTTTCCTTAATTTGCGGAGCTAAGAACTGTGGTAAAACCACCTTCTCTCGTTACCTTCTCAACACTCTTCTCCAGAG ATATCGAAGGGTTGGCTATTTGGATACAGATGTTGGGCAGCCTGAGTTTACTACTCCTGGTTTTGTATCCCTCACTGTGGTTGATAAACTAACCCCAG ATTTGACAATTCCATGCCTCAAGACACCTGAGAG aTGTTTCTTCTTTGGGGATGTTTCTTCGAAAAGAGATCCATCAACATACCTGAAATACATATCCACATTGTGCAACTACTATCGGAAGGAGTATTGCATCTCTAACACTAGTGAAAGCACTGCAAAGACTGAGTTGCCTCTTGTTGTGAATACACCTGGCTGGGTAAAAG GTGTTGGTTATGATATATTGGTGGATATGGTGAAATGTATTGCTCCTAGCCATGTGGTTAAGATAAACATATCTTctgaaagaaagaatttaCCAGCAGGAGCATTCTGGCTTGATGAGGACTTCTGTGAGGAAGTTAATCTAATTGAGATAAATTCGGCTCGTCACGACTCCTTCAACAGATC GGTGCTAGTTCAAAAGGATGCACGGCTTCTGAGAGATCTACGAATAATGGCTTATTTCAGGCAGTGCTTCTCGAGTAGTTTGAATATCACAACAATCAAGGAATTAGCAAATGCTTTAGCGTCTCACCCTCCTTATCAAGTTCCAATATCAAGCATCAAGATTAGACATCTCCATTGCCAG GTCCCTCATACTGAAATCTTCTACAGTTTGAATGCAAGCATTGTTGGTTTGGCAGTTAGTTCTGAACAGTCAGAAACTTTACCTTGGTGTTCTGGTCTTG GAATCGTGAGAGGAATTGACACATCCAAAGGTCTTCTATACATGATCACACCTGTTCCACCAAGCAGTCTGGAAAAGGTTGATCTGCTTCTGCAGGGGTTTATCCAAATTCCTACCTGCTTGTTGCAG GTCCAAGGATCCATGTCACCTTATATGTCCACAAATGTTTTGGCCACAAGCTAG
- the LOC8258142 gene encoding polynucleotide 5'-hydroxyl-kinase NOL9 isoform X3, producing MASNILETEEASSPSIHIPQEWSEAANTIAYDSPTSPLPVSLICGAKNCGKTTFSRYLLNTLLQRYRRVGYLDTDVGQPEFTTPGFVSLTVVDKLTPDLTIPCLKTPERCFFFGDVSSKRDPSTYLKYISTLCNYYRKEYCISNTSESTAKTELPLVVNTPGWVKGVGYDILVDMVKCIAPSHVVKINISSERKNLPAGAFWLDEDFCEEVNLIEINSARHDSFNRSVLVQKDARLLRDLRIMAYFRQCFSSSLNITTIKELANALASHPPYQVPISSIKIRHLHCQVPHTEIFYSLNASIVGLAVSSEQSETLPWCSGLAFTVIKSIRNLLLLGRL from the exons ATGGCCAGTAATATACTGGAGACAGAAGAGGCATCATCACCAAGCATTCACATACCACAAGAATGGTCAGAGGCTGCGAATACTATAGCATACGATTCCCCTACTTCACCTCTTCCTGTTTCCTTAATTTGCGGAGCTAAGAACTGTGGTAAAACCACCTTCTCTCGTTACCTTCTCAACACTCTTCTCCAGAG ATATCGAAGGGTTGGCTATTTGGATACAGATGTTGGGCAGCCTGAGTTTACTACTCCTGGTTTTGTATCCCTCACTGTGGTTGATAAACTAACCCCAG ATTTGACAATTCCATGCCTCAAGACACCTGAGAG aTGTTTCTTCTTTGGGGATGTTTCTTCGAAAAGAGATCCATCAACATACCTGAAATACATATCCACATTGTGCAACTACTATCGGAAGGAGTATTGCATCTCTAACACTAGTGAAAGCACTGCAAAGACTGAGTTGCCTCTTGTTGTGAATACACCTGGCTGGGTAAAAG GTGTTGGTTATGATATATTGGTGGATATGGTGAAATGTATTGCTCCTAGCCATGTGGTTAAGATAAACATATCTTctgaaagaaagaatttaCCAGCAGGAGCATTCTGGCTTGATGAGGACTTCTGTGAGGAAGTTAATCTAATTGAGATAAATTCGGCTCGTCACGACTCCTTCAACAGATC GGTGCTAGTTCAAAAGGATGCACGGCTTCTGAGAGATCTACGAATAATGGCTTATTTCAGGCAGTGCTTCTCGAGTAGTTTGAATATCACAACAATCAAGGAATTAGCAAATGCTTTAGCGTCTCACCCTCCTTATCAAGTTCCAATATCAAGCATCAAGATTAGACATCTCCATTGCCAG GTCCCTCATACTGAAATCTTCTACAGTTTGAATGCAAGCATTGTTGGTTTGGCAGTTAGTTCTGAACAGTCAGAAACTTTACCTTGGTGTTCTGGTCTTG CTTTCACTGTAATTAAGTCAATTAGAAATTTACTGTTACTGGGTCGGCTCTGA
- the LOC8258141 gene encoding transportin MOS14, translated as MDHQKAVKEALNALYHHPDEVLRSKADEYLQDIQRSIDAWQVADNLLHDSTSNMETLIFCSQTLRSKVQRDYEELPSEAFGPLRTSLTTLLKKFHRGPPKVRTQISIAVAALAVQVPAEDWGDGGIVNWLKDEMNSHPEYIPGFLELLTVLPEEVFNYKIAARPERRRQFEKELTSQMEVALNILTACLKINELKEQVLEAFASWLRLRHGTPGSVLSSHPLVLTALSSLNSELLSEAAVNVISELIHYTTSGNSGGISIQMPLIQVLVPQVMSLKEQLRDPSKDEEDVKAIARLFADMGDSYVELIATGSDEAMMIVNALLEVASHPEYDIASMTFNFWHSLQVILTKRDSYTSFGDETSIKAERSRRLLVFRSAYESLVSLVSFRVQYPQDYQNLSIEDLKDFKHTRYAVADVLIDAASVLNGDATLKILYVKLAEAQACWANGHSEWRPAEAALFCIRAISNYVSIAEAEVLPKVMSLLLELPHQPQLLQTVCLTIGAYSKWLSAASDGLPLLSSVMRILMHGMGTSEDSAAAAAVAFRHICDDCRRKLCGYLDDLYSIYHRALIGEGNFRISAEDSLHVVEALSMVITELPPDQAKQALEQLCLPVVTSLQGVINQGPETLEKRPARELTVHIDRLAYIFRYVTHPEAVADAIQRLWPLFKAIFDLRAWDMRTMESLCRACKYAVRTSGRFMGITIGAMLEEIQALYQQHHQPCFLYLSSEVIKIFGSDPSCACYLTNLIEALFKRTICLLTNIKDFTARPDIADDCFLLASRCIRYCPQLFVTSTVFPLLVDCSMIGITVQHREASNSILTFLSDIFDLAKSSVGEHYLSVRDSVIIPRGASITRILVASLTGALPSSRIETVAYALLAVTRTYGARAVEWAMESISLIPLTAVTEVERARFFQALSDAASGIDVNALMAPVEELSDVCRRNRTVQEIVQGALRPLELNLVTVS; from the exons ATGGATCATCAAAAGGCAGTGAAAGAAGCCCTAAACGCACTGTATCATCATCCAGATGAGGTGCTTCGTTCCAAAGCTGATGAGTATTTACAAGATATTCAACGCTCAATCGATGCTTGGCAG gTTGCTGATAATTTGCTTCACGATTCCACTAGCAATATGGAAACCTTAATCTTCTGCTCTCAAACTCTTCGAAGCAAG GTGCAAAGAGACTATGAAGAATTGCCTTCTGAAGCCTTTGGACCGTTACGAACTTCCTTAACT ACCTTACTGAAAAAATTTCATAGGGGCCCCCCTAAAGTCAGGACTCAG ATTAGCATTGCTGTTGCTGCCTTGGCTGTACAAGTTCCTGCAGAGGATTGGGGAGATGGTGGTATAGTGAATTGGCTTAAGGATGAGATGAATTCTCATCCAGAATATATACCAGGTTTCTTGGAGCTACTAACAGTTTTACCAGAG GAAGTGTTCAACTATAAGATAGCTGCTCGTCCAGAAAGGCGCCGCCAATTTGAAAAAGAGCTGACTTCTCAAATGGAAGTTGCTCTTAATATTTTGACGGCTTGCTTGAAAATTAATGAACTCAAAGAGCAG GTTCTTGAGGCATTTGCTTCTTGGCTTCGACTGAGGCACGG GACCCCTGGATCTGTGCTTTCCTCTCACCCTTTGGTGCTTACAGCTCTCTCTAGCTTGAATTCAGAGCTACTTTCAGAGGCAGCTGTGAATG TCATTTCAGAATTGATACATTATACAACATCAGGGAACTCTGGTGGTATTTCTATACAGATGCCTTTAATTCAAGTGCTTGTGCCCCAAGTTATGAGTCTAAAGGAACAACTTCGGGATCCTTCAAAG gatgAAGAAGATGTTAAGGCCATTGCTCGATTATTTGCTGACATGGGTGATTCATATGTTGAGCTGATTGCAACTG GTTCAGATGAAGCAATGATGATTGTGAATGCATTGTTGGAAGTTGCTTCACACCCAGAATATGACATTGCTTCAATGACGTTTAATTTTTGGCACAGTCTTCAAGTTATCTTGACTAAGAG GGACTCATATACTTCATTTGGCGATGAGACGTCCATTAAAGCTGAGAGAAGTAGAAGATTGTTAGTTTTTCGTTCAGCATATGAGTCACTTGTATCCCTG GTTAGCTTCCGAGTACAATATCCCCAAGATTATCAAAACCTTTCGATTGAAGACCTCAAAGATTTTAAACATACCAGATATG CTGTTGCGGATGTGTTAATTGATGCAGCATCAGTATTAAATGGTGATGCAACTCTGAAGATTCTATACGTGAAACTTGCTGAG GCTCAAGCTTGCTGGGCAAATGGACATAGTGAATGGCGTCCTGCGGAAGCTGCTTTATTTTGCATCAGGGCTATATCAAATTACGTTTCAATTGCTGAAGCTGAAGTATTGCCCAAG GTTATGTCTTTGCTGCTTGAACTTCCACATCAGCCCCAGCTGCTTCAGACAG TGTGCTTAACAATCGGAGCATATTCAAAATGGCTTTCTGCTGCATCGGATGGATTGCCTTTATTGTCTTCAGTCATGAGAATTCTCATGCATGGCATGGGGACATCAGAAGATTCGGCAGCTGCTGCAGCTGTGGCTTTCAGACACATCTGTGATG ATTGCCGTAGAAAGCTCTGTGGATATCTTGATGATCTCTACTCCATATACCATAGGGCATTGATTGGGGAAGGTAATTTTAGAATCTCGGCTGAAGATTCATTGCATGTAGTTGAAGCTTTGAG CATGGTCATTACAGAACTTCCTCCTGACCAAGCCAAGCAGGCTTTGGAGCAATTATGCTTGCCAGTTGTTACTTCTTTACAG GGAGTTATCAATCAAGGTCCAGAAACTTTGGAGAAGAGACCTGCTAGGGAGTTAACGGTTCACATTGATCGACTTGCATACATCTTTAG GTATGTAACTCACCCTGAAGCTGTGGCAGATGCAATTCAAAGGCTTTGGCCGCTCTTTAAAGCAATCTTTGACCT TCGTGCTTGGGACATGCGAACAATGGAATCTTTGTGCCGAGCTTGCAAATATGCT GTGAGAACTTCTGGAAGGTTCATGGGAATCACAATAGGAGCAATGCTAGAAGAGATCCAAGCCCTTTATCAACAGCACCATCAGCCTTGCTTCCTTTATCTCTCTAGTGAGGTTATAAAG ATATTTGGTTCTGACCCATCTTGTGCATGCTACCTAACAAATTTGATTGAAGCCCTCTTCAAGCGCACAATATGTCTTCTTACGAATATCAAG GACTTCACTGCAAGACCAGATATTGCAGATGATTGTTTTTTATTGGCATCAAGGTGCATTCGTTATTGCCCTCAACTATTTGTTACGTCTACTGTATTCCCATTGTTGGTTGATTGCTCGATGATCGGCATCACAGTACAGCACAG GGAGGCTTCCAATTCCATATTGACCTTCTTGTCTGACATTTTTGATCTGGCAAAGTCTAGCGTGGGGGAACATTACTTATCTGTCAGAGATAGTGTTATTATTCCTCGAGGCGCCAGCATTACAAGAATATTGGTCGCATCATTAACTGGTGCACTTCCTAGTTCTCGAATAGAAACG GTAGCATATGCTTTACTAGCGGTAACACGTACATATGGAGCTAGGGCAGTGGAGTGGGCAATGGAGAGTATTTCACTAATTCCATTGACTGCTGTCACTGAGGTTGAGCGTGCAAGATTTTTCCAAGCATTGTCGGATGCAGCTTCCGGGATTGATGTCAATGCCCTGATGGCTCCTGTTGAGGAGCTCTCTGATGTATGTCGGCGGAACAGAACAGTACAGGAGATTGTCCAAGGGGCGTTAAGGCCACTTGAGCTGAATTTGGTAACTGTATCATAA